The following proteins are co-located in the Gouania willdenowi unplaced genomic scaffold, fGouWil2.1 scaffold_63_arrow_ctg1, whole genome shotgun sequence genome:
- the LOC114460784 gene encoding peptidyl-prolyl cis-trans isomerase FKBP8-like isoform X1: protein MITKVVYQSSDSASVMESGNMIDMDEFMRRETLGWLDILGNGEIMKKVLQAGGGRDSRLQLGQIVKIHLITRLRNEVFKKLVSEEELSFTVGDGEVFQALDVAVRLMGMGEKALFQVLSVVELEIMLLEATDAPGLKLLPPTEKIDLATCKREQGNVLDQHRDLKPRNNTIRDEVSTMMKKHSEDDEKMLENPSSTHKHQAMDEKMLENPSSTHKHQAMDEKMLENPSSTHKHQAKSAWGLSWKWLLGATAVAIGGIALSVAIYARK, encoded by the exons atgatcacaaag gtTGTTTACCAAAGCAGTGACAGTGCATCAGTCATGGAGAGTGGGAATATGATTGACATGGATGAGTTCATGAGGAGAGAAACTCTTGGGTGGTTAGATATCCTTGGAAATGGTGAGATAATGAAAAAGGTGCTGCaggctggaggaggaagagacagTAGGCTGCAACTTGGACAGATTGTGAAGATTCATCTAATAACACGTCTGAGGAATGAGGTGTTTAAGAAGCTGGTCAGCGAGGAGGAGTTGTCGTTCACTGTGGGAGACGGGGAAGTGTTCCAGGCACTGGATGTGGCGGTGCGACTCATGGGAATGGGAGAGAAGGCGCTCTTCCAGGTTCTGTCAGTGGTTGAGTTGGAAATTATGCTCCTGGAAGCTACTGATGCTCCAGGCCTGAAGCTGCTGCCCCCCACTGAGAAGATTGATCTGGCCACCTGCAAGAGGGAGCAAGGCAATGTTCTTGATCAGCACAGAGACCTGAAGCCACGCAACAACACGATCCGCGATGAGGTCTCCACGATGATGAAGAAGCACAGTGAGgatgatgagaagatgttggagaacccgtccagcacccacaaacatcaggccatggatgagaagatgttggagaacccgtccagcacccacaaacatcaggccatggatgagaagatgttggagaacccgtccagcacccacaaacatcaggccaagtCAGCATGGGGTTTGAGCTGGAAGTGGCTGCTTGGTGCCACTGCAGTAGCCATTGGTGGCATCGCTCTGTCTGTGGCCATCTATGCTAGAAAGTGA
- the LOC114460784 gene encoding peptidyl-prolyl cis-trans isomerase FKBP8-like isoform X2, whose translation MESGNMIDMDEFMRRETLGWLDILGNGEIMKKVLQAGGGRDSRLQLGQIVKIHLITRLRNEVFKKLVSEEELSFTVGDGEVFQALDVAVRLMGMGEKALFQVLSVVELEIMLLEATDAPGLKLLPPTEKIDLATCKREQGNVLDQHRDLKPRNNTIRDEVSTMMKKHSEDDEKMLENPSSTHKHQAMDEKMLENPSSTHKHQAMDEKMLENPSSTHKHQAKSAWGLSWKWLLGATAVAIGGIALSVAIYARK comes from the coding sequence ATGGAGAGTGGGAATATGATTGACATGGATGAGTTCATGAGGAGAGAAACTCTTGGGTGGTTAGATATCCTTGGAAATGGTGAGATAATGAAAAAGGTGCTGCaggctggaggaggaagagacagTAGGCTGCAACTTGGACAGATTGTGAAGATTCATCTAATAACACGTCTGAGGAATGAGGTGTTTAAGAAGCTGGTCAGCGAGGAGGAGTTGTCGTTCACTGTGGGAGACGGGGAAGTGTTCCAGGCACTGGATGTGGCGGTGCGACTCATGGGAATGGGAGAGAAGGCGCTCTTCCAGGTTCTGTCAGTGGTTGAGTTGGAAATTATGCTCCTGGAAGCTACTGATGCTCCAGGCCTGAAGCTGCTGCCCCCCACTGAGAAGATTGATCTGGCCACCTGCAAGAGGGAGCAAGGCAATGTTCTTGATCAGCACAGAGACCTGAAGCCACGCAACAACACGATCCGCGATGAGGTCTCCACGATGATGAAGAAGCACAGTGAGgatgatgagaagatgttggagaacccgtccagcacccacaaacatcaggccatggatgagaagatgttggagaacccgtccagcacccacaaacatcaggccatggatgagaagatgttggagaacccgtccagcacccacaaacatcaggccaagtCAGCATGGGGTTTGAGCTGGAAGTGGCTGCTTGGTGCCACTGCAGTAGCCATTGGTGGCATCGCTCTGTCTGTGGCCATCTATGCTAGAAAGTGA